The Benincasa hispida cultivar B227 chromosome 9, ASM972705v1, whole genome shotgun sequence genome has a segment encoding these proteins:
- the LOC120085409 gene encoding root phototropism protein 3-like, with amino-acid sequence MKNHQSPPHNSGKLSPQFGDSDQSYWFDDSTILDIDYFVKTLAGIKAKGVRSDLIGSVITHYASKWLPDLSDETLHDHQQKHSNSTNLTNFQESPESVTNSWMKKRFFVETLVGVLPPERDLIPCNFLLRLLRTANMVGVEQPYKAELEKRITWQLDQASLKEVMIPSFSHTCGTVLDVELVIRLVKRFVSLEDGVRSGAALVKVAKLVDCYLAEAAMDSNLGLPEFMDLAGALPTHARASDDGLYRAIDTYLKAHPNVSKQERKSICKLMDSRKLSTEASLHAAQNERLPVRAVIQVLFSEQTKLNYRHLEWSGSMGGGGGRSPSAALDHLPTRCQSKREITAQQMEIKRLKDTVVRLQNQCNLMQAQMERLSEKKRGSFFKWRKFGFKNNVGDLEKLDGGGEEVEAEGLGRQTPVDIKTKLVKRRTPTKTWRKSVS; translated from the exons ATGAAGAACCACCAATCTCCGCCGCACAATTCCGGCAAACTTTCCCCTCAATTTGGGGATTCCGATCAATCTTACTGGTTCGACGACTCCACCATTCTCGACATCGATTACTTCGTCAAAACCCTAGCCGGAATCAAAGCCAAAGGCGTTCGAAGCGATTTAATCGGCTCTGTCATTACGCATTACGCTTCCAAATGGCTTCCAGATCTCTCCGACGAAACTCTCCATGATCATCAACAGAAGCACTCGAATTCGACGAATTTGACTAATTTTCAGGAATCGCCAGAGAGTGTAACGAATTCATGGATGAAGAAGAGATTCTTCGTTGAGACGTTGGTTGGAGTTTTGCCGCCGGAGAGGGATTTGATTCCGTGTAATTTTCTGTTGAGGTTACTTCGGACGGCGAATATGGTGGGAGTGGAGCAGCCGTATAAGGCGGAGTTGGAGAAGAGGATTACGTGGCAATTGGATCAAGCGTCATTGAAAGAGGTGATGATTCCGTCGTTTAGTCACACGTGTGGCACGGTTTTGGATGTGGAGTTGGTGATTAGGCTTGTTAAGAGGTTTGTGAGTTTGGAAGACGGCGTTAGGAGCGGCGCCGCCCTGGTTAAGGTGGCGAAATTGGTGGATTGTTACCTTGCGGAGGCGGCGATGGATTCCAATTTGGGATTGCCGGAGTTTATGGATCTCGCGGGTGCGTTACCGACCCATGCTCGAGCCTCCGATGATGGATTGTACCGAGCCATTGATACGTATCTCAAA GCACATCCGAATGTATCAAAGCAAGAAAGAAAGAGTATATGCAAACTAATGGACAGCCGAAAGCTATCAACAGAAGCCTCACTCCACGCAGCCCAAAACGAGCGTCTCCCGGTCCGAGCTGTTATCCAAGTCCTTTTCTCGGAGCAGACCAAACTCAACTACCGTCACCTCGAATGGAGTGGTTCGATGGGTGGTGGAGGAGGACGAAGCCCCTCCGCCGCCCTCGACCACCTACCAACCAGGTGCCAGTCCAAGAGAGAAATCACGGCCCAACAAATGGAAATCAAGAGGCTGAAGGACACCGTTGTGAGGCTCCAAAACCAATGCAATTTAATGCAGGCTCAAATGGAGAGGCTGTCCGAAAAGAAGAGGGGGAGTTTTTTTAAGTGGAGGAAATTTGGGTTTAAGAATAATGTTGGGGACTTGGAGAAGCTTGATGGCGGCGGCGAAGAAGTGGAGGCGGAGGGGTTAGGGAGGCAGACACCGGTGGACATTAAAACTAAGTTGGTCAAACGTAGGACTCCTACTAAGACATGGAGGAAATCTGTGTcttga